In Tripterygium wilfordii isolate XIE 37 chromosome 15, ASM1340144v1, whole genome shotgun sequence, one DNA window encodes the following:
- the LOC120016370 gene encoding cytochrome P450 78A7-like, with translation MDSFTSPASMLTLSATLLTQNMLDGTFLVYVVMTFMCLSLLTWVVSLGGPAWKNDRNRMGSVQIPGPRGLPFFGSLFSLSHGLAHRTLAHMARTHDAMKLMAFSLGGSAPVVVTSDPHLAKEILASPHFADRPIKQSAENLMFSRAIGFAPNGAYWRLLRRIASTHLFSPKRIAAHEAGRQLDCSVMLKAVGNEQALHGAVALRKHLQAAALNNIMWTVFGKRYDDVTTETQYDERVELHELVREGFELLGAFNWSDYLPWLNYFYDPFRINRRCLDLVPRVKRLVNSIIQEHRNTRFIMNYLSDNSDFVDVLLSLEGEEKLGDDDMVAVLWEMIFRGTDTTALLTEWVMAELVLNSDIQAKLHQELDLVVGNKSVTDADVAKLPYLQAVIKETLRLHPPGPLLSWARLSTSDVQLSNGMVVPANTTAMVNMWAITHDGGVWEDPLVFKPERFMASHGGADVDVRGGDLRLAPFGAGRRVCPGKNLGLVTVSLWVAKLVQYFEWVQDMANPVDLSEVLKLSCEMKYPLTVAAIPRNIGAQPF, from the exons ATGGATTCTTTCACTTCTCCTGCGTCCATGTTGACTCTTTCTGCTACTCTATTGACTCAAAACATGTTAGACGGCACCTTTTTGGTCTACGTGGTTATGACATTCATGTGTCTCAGCCTATTAACATGGGTTGTCTCTCTGGGTGGCCCGGCCTGGAAGAATGACAGGAACCGAATGGGTTCGGTGCAAATCCCGGGACCACGCGGCCTCCCTTTCTTTGGAAGCTTATTCAGCTTGAGTCACGGCTTGGCTCACCGTACTCTGGCACACATGGCTAGAACTCATGACGCTATGAAACTCATGGCTTTCAGCTTGGGCGGTTCTGCTCCTGTCGTTGTGACGTCTGACCCACACCTTGCTAAAGAAATCCTGGCTTCCCCTCACTTCGCTGACCGTCCGATCAAACAGTCGGCTGAGAACCTCATGTTTAGTCGAGCCATAGGGTTTGCTCCAAATGGGGCTTATTGGAGACTCCTTAGAAGGATTGCGTCTACCCACCTTTTTTCCCCAAAACGGATAGCGGCTCATGAAGCCGGACGCCAGCTCGACTGCTCAGTCATGTTAAAAGCCGTGGGTAACGAGCAGGCACTACATGGAGCCGTGGCTCTGAGAAAGCACTTACAAGCCGCGGCTCTTAATAACATTATGTGGACCGTGTTTGGGAAAAGGTACGATGACGTCACGACAGAAACGCAGTACGATGAGCGTGTTGAGTTGCATGAGCTTGTTCGAGAAGGTTTTGAACTTTTGGGTGCATTTAATTGGTCTGACTATCTTCCTTGGTTAAATTACTTTTATGACCCTTTTCGTATTAATCGACGTTGTTTGGACCTCGTGCCACGTGTTAAGCGACTCGTCAACAGTATCATCCAGGAACATAGGAATACTAGGTTTATTATGAATTATTTGTCTGATAATTCTGATTTTGTTGATGTTCTGCTTTCTTTGGAGGGAGAAGAGAAGCTTGGAGATGATGACATGGTCGCTGTTTTATGG GAGATGATATTTCGTGGGACTGATACGACGGCGCTTTTGACCGAGTGGGTGATGGCCGAGTTGGTTTTGAACTCGGACATACAAGCCAAGCTTCATCAGGAACTTGACCTTGTAGTGGGAAACAAGAGTGTCACGGACGCTGACGTGGCAAAACTGCCGTACCTTCAAGCAGTGATCAAGGAGACACTACGATTGCACCCACCGGGCCCCCTCCTGTCATGGGCGAGGCTGTCCACGTCGGATGTCCAGCTCAGCAACGGCATGGTGGTCCCCGCCAACACGACTGCAATGGTCAACATGTGGGCCATAACCCATGACGGAGGCGTGTGGGAAGATCCGTTGGTGTTCAAGCCAGAGAGGTTTATGGCAAGTCATGGTGGTGCTGATGTGGACGTGAGGGGTGGAGATCTGAGGCTTGCACCGTTTGGGGCTGGACGTAGGGTTTGTCCTGGTAAGAATTTGGGGCTGGTGACTGTGAGCCTCTGGGTGGCTAAGTTGGTGCAATATTTTGAGTGGGTTCAAGACATGGCTAACCCGGTTGACCTAAGTGAGGTGCTGAAACTGTCTTGTGAGATGAAGTATCCTCTCACTGTTGCTGCCATTCCAAGAAACATTGGTGCTCAGCCTTTCTGA
- the LOC120015933 gene encoding uncharacterized oxidoreductase At4g09670-like has protein sequence MSSHEMAQAPIQFGIIGCAGIAHKVSRAITLAPNATLVAIANRSVEKAEKFASANNFPLNAKVYGSYEFFLDKITEACEANGVQFMDGMMWIHDPRTSKITKACEIEANFRTSTKIGFTELLPGWVPLLSEHVVTTNLLQEARMVMEFTGLVGNIKTNGARPEKKWAIISRKTQLIFNAVKASIKKGFEPVEIAN, from the coding sequence atGTCCTCACACGAAATGGCTCAAGCCCCAATCCAGTTTGGCATCATAGGATGTGCAGGAATTGCTCACAAGGTGTCGCGGGCCATAACCTTGGCTCCTAACGCAACCCTCGTAGCCATAGCCAACCGCTCCGTGGAGAAGGCGGAAAAATTTGCGTCGGCCAACAATTTCCCTCTTAACGCCAAGGTCTATGGCTCCTATGAGTTCTTCCTTGATAAGATCACGGAGGCTTGTGAGGCTAATGGTGTGCAATTCATGGATGGTATGATGTGGATTCACGACCCTCGGACCTCTAAGATCACGAAGGCTTGTGAGATCGAGGCCAATTTCAGGACATCAACGAAAATTGGGTTCACTGAACTCTTGCCCGGATGGGTACCATTGCTAAGTGAGCACGTTGTCACAACTAATCTTCTTCAAGAAGCTCGTATGGTTATGGAATTCACTGGTTTGGTTGGAAACATAAAAACAAATGGTGCAAGACCAGAGAAGAAATGGGCAATTATTAGTAGAAAAACACAGCTGATATTTAATGCAGTGAAGGCATCAATTAAGAAAGGTTTCGAACCTGTCGAGATAGCAAATTGA
- the LOC120017201 gene encoding RNA demethylase ALKBH9B-like isoform X1, whose product MAVTGNLDWVRNDDPFLMRWLPFLSRDLCHMCNQFLSDRIRSLNPKVDGEAETLRSDEESEETGRERGKKKVIKLTLEQLHLLPAEQRH is encoded by the exons ATGGCTGTGACAGGTAATCTTGATTGGGTCAGAAATGACGACCCTTTCTTGATGAGGTGGCTCCCCTTCCTCTCGAGAGATCTCTGTCATATGTGCAATCAATTCCTCTCCGACCGCATTCGTTCTCTCAACCCAAAAGTTGATGGTGAAGCAGAAACTTTGCGTTCAGATGAGGAATCAGAAGAGACGGGGAGAGAAAGGGGGAAGAAGAAG GTGATAAAGCTAACACTAGAGCAGTTACATTTATTGCCTGCTGAACAACGACACTAG
- the LOC120017201 gene encoding RNA demethylase ALKBH9B-like isoform X2: MAVTGNLDWVRNDDPFLMRWLPFLSRDLCHMCNQFLSDRIRSLNPKVDGEAETLRSDEESEETGRERGKKKLQVPTDV; the protein is encoded by the exons ATGGCTGTGACAGGTAATCTTGATTGGGTCAGAAATGACGACCCTTTCTTGATGAGGTGGCTCCCCTTCCTCTCGAGAGATCTCTGTCATATGTGCAATCAATTCCTCTCCGACCGCATTCGTTCTCTCAACCCAAAAGTTGATGGTGAAGCAGAAACTTTGCGTTCAGATGAGGAATCAGAAGAGACGGGGAGAGAAAGGGGGAAGAAGAAG TTGCAGGTTCCTACTGATGTGTAG